Proteins encoded within one genomic window of Gasterosteus aculeatus chromosome 18, fGasAcu3.hap1.1, whole genome shotgun sequence:
- the rab10 gene encoding ras-related protein Rab-10, translating into MAKKTYDLLFKLLLIGDSGVGKTCVLFRFSDDAFNTTFISTIGIDFKIKTVELQGKKIKLQIWDTAGQERFHTITTSYYRGAMGIMLVYDITTAKSFENISKWLRNIDEHANEDVERMLLGNKCDMEDKRVVPKAKGEQIAKEHGIRFFETSAKANINIEKAFLTLAEDILRKTPVKEPNSENVDISSGSGVTGWKSKCCS; encoded by the exons ATGGCGAAGAAGACGTACGACTTGCTGTTCAAGCTGCTTCTGATCGGGGACTCGGGCGTGGGGAAGACCTGTGTGCTGTTCCGCTTCTCTGACGACGCCTTCAACACAACCTTCATCTCCACTATAG gAATAGACTTCAAGATCAAAACTGTTGAATTACAAGGAAAGAAGATCAAACTACAGATCTG ggacACAGCAGGCCAGGAACGGTTCCACACCATCACCACCTCCTACTACCGAGGCGCCATGGGCATCATGCTGGTCTACGACATCACCACCGCCAAGAGCTTCGAAAACATCAGCAAGTGGCTGCGCAACATTGACGAG CATGCAAATGAGGACGTTGAGAGGATGCTGCTAGGCAACAAGTGTGACATGGAGGACAAGCGGGTCGTACCAAAGGCCAAGGGGGAGCAG ATTGCGAAGGAGCATGGCATTAGGTTTTTTGAGACGAGTGCTAAAGCCAACATCAACATCGAGAAGGCTTTCCTCACGTTAGCAGAAGACATCCTCAGaaag ACACCTGTAAAAGAGCCCAACAGTGAAAACGTCGACATCAGCAGCGGAAGTGGAGTCACAGGCTGGAAGAGCAAGTGCTGCAGTTGA